A DNA window from Desulfatibacillum aliphaticivorans DSM 15576 contains the following coding sequences:
- the dctP gene encoding TRAP transporter substrate-binding protein DctP — MLQIKSVLVVFFLSIAWIFPAASQAASMPNGADASYKWKFATLAPRGVGWARQVEEVLFPVILEECEGDLFVKVYWGGVLGEDADVVAMIKSGRLSGGGFAGQGATLLCKEFGLFELPFLFNDYGEVDFIKEKMQPVLDEAAARNGLKLFLWNDQDFDQIYSTRHPIASLEDTKKASFIAWYGPMEETLLHRLGAKTVKVEVSRAASVLRQGEADAGIAPAIWVAGTQLYSILRYVNPIKIRYSPAPIAASMEAWNTLPEEYQTALLSRQMELQDKFCQGVREDNEKSIKAMLQYGLKEVRVSPRNLESMRRQALPVWKEMTGVMYSQELLDEVQAHLEAYRTPTP, encoded by the coding sequence ATGCTACAAATCAAGTCTGTTTTAGTCGTCTTTTTTCTGTCCATAGCCTGGATTTTCCCGGCCGCATCCCAGGCGGCCAGCATGCCTAACGGCGCTGACGCCTCCTATAAATGGAAATTCGCCACCCTCGCCCCCAGAGGCGTAGGATGGGCTCGCCAAGTGGAGGAGGTCCTTTTTCCCGTTATCCTGGAGGAATGTGAAGGCGACCTGTTCGTCAAAGTCTACTGGGGCGGGGTGCTGGGGGAAGACGCGGACGTGGTCGCCATGATCAAGAGCGGACGATTGTCCGGGGGAGGCTTCGCCGGTCAGGGCGCAACCCTGCTGTGCAAGGAGTTCGGCCTGTTTGAACTGCCGTTTTTGTTCAACGACTACGGCGAGGTGGACTTCATCAAGGAAAAAATGCAGCCCGTCCTGGATGAGGCCGCGGCCCGCAACGGGCTAAAGCTCTTTTTATGGAACGATCAGGATTTTGATCAGATATACTCCACCCGGCATCCCATCGCTTCTCTGGAAGATACGAAAAAGGCCTCCTTCATAGCCTGGTACGGCCCCATGGAAGAGACCCTTTTACACCGACTCGGCGCCAAAACCGTCAAGGTGGAGGTCTCGCGGGCCGCATCCGTCTTGCGCCAAGGCGAGGCCGACGCAGGCATCGCTCCCGCCATCTGGGTGGCCGGAACCCAACTTTACTCCATCCTCCGCTACGTCAATCCTATTAAAATCCGTTACTCTCCCGCCCCCATCGCCGCTTCCATGGAGGCCTGGAACACCTTGCCCGAGGAATACCAGACCGCCTTGTTAAGCCGCCAGATGGAATTGCAGGATAAATTCTGCCAAGGCGTGCGGGAGGACAATGAAAAAAGCATTAAAGCCATGCTGCAATACGGCCTTAAGGAAGTCCGGGTGAGCCCCAGGAACCTGGAAAGCATGCGGCGTCAAGCCCTGCCCGTGTGGAAAGAAATGACCGGCGTCATGTATTCCCAGGAGCTGTTGGATGAGGTCCAGGCTCACCTGGAGGCCTATCGGACCCCCACCCCTTAA
- a CDS encoding cupin domain-containing protein: MIKTEYDHIAPYVTKDQTLIRELLHPAVHGEGRTSLAEAVLAPGLVSELHLHEATEEIYHYTQGRGVMTLGVEKLDVRRGSTVLIPPGTPHQVENTGDGDMRILCICSPPYSHEDTKLLQRTP; encoded by the coding sequence ATGATAAAAACCGAATACGATCACATAGCGCCTTATGTCACAAAGGACCAGACTTTAATCCGCGAACTGCTGCATCCGGCCGTTCACGGAGAAGGAAGGACCAGCCTGGCCGAGGCTGTTCTGGCGCCGGGGCTGGTAAGCGAGCTTCACCTGCATGAGGCGACGGAAGAGATCTATCATTACACCCAGGGACGCGGCGTTATGACCCTGGGCGTTGAAAAGCTGGACGTTCGCAGGGGAAGCACGGTGCTCATCCCGCCCGGAACCCCTCATCAAGTTGAAAATACGGGAGACGGGGACATGCGCATTCTCTGCATATGCTCGCCGCCGTACTCCCATGAAGATACAAAATTGCTGCAGCGCACTCCATGA